In Scyliorhinus canicula chromosome 3, sScyCan1.1, whole genome shotgun sequence, the DNA window CCTCTGGGTGGATTATTAGAGAGATAGATGAATGCTATTCAGTTAAGATATTATTCTTCACTCCGCAGCTCCCAGCCTGGTTGAGGAAGACTGTAAATCTGACCAGAGCCCGGATCAGCCCAAGCAGAGGAAGAAACGCTCCAGGGCTGCCTTCTCTCACGCCCAGGTATTCGAGCTGGAACGCCGCTTCAACCACCAGAGGTACCTGTCTGGTCCCGAGCGCGCCGACCTGGCCGCCTCTCTCAAACTCACCGAAACTCAGGTTAAAATCTGGTTCCAGAACCGCCGCTACAAAACCAAACGCCGACAGCTCGCCGCTGACCTGATGGCTTCGGCCCCGGCAGCGAAGAAAGTGGCGGTGAAAGTGTTAATCCGGGACGATCAAAGACAGTACAACCCGGGAGAACTGCTGAGACCGTCGCTGCTTTCACTGCAGCCCTCATACCAATACTACCCGTTCACATACTGCCTGCCCGCATGGACAGTCGCCGCTTGCACGGGAACTCAATAGAACTCTTTTTATATTTTTAAGAACAAATTTTCAAATACGCGCCCTTAGAACTACAGTATTTATTTGCGTTGGTTTCAAAGTATAAGCTGCAGACTGGGTTCAGCAGATGGAGTTTCCATGGTATCCATGTCTTTGATATTTAATTCGAATCCAGTTTCAAATAATGAAAAGGCCGCTTGAGAGGAACAGGCAGAGAAAATGGTGCGGGCACACTCGTGTCTGAACGTCACTGAAGGGAGTCTGGAAATTTTGCCTTGGTTGgacattattttcttttttgtttgcgAAGCAATGTGTGCTGAATGTATGAGAAGCATAGAGAAACCTCGGGTTGTCCCTCAAGTGCAAATATCTATAGAGatatattttgttttattgtgCTTCCTGGCTCAGATCAGCAGAGGAAAGAGCAGAACATTTAACATTCTATGGCTGCTTTGGGTGATGTTTGTGAAGAGGTTTGCCCCAATCTCAAAACATTTCGATATGTGATTATATCCGAGCAGTATATAGGGGTAAGAATTTAGCACTTTCCGTTCTTTTCGATATTTAGTAGTGATTAGTGTGGGCGATCTTATTGCAGGCTTTTTTTTTGTAATAGCAGCGTGTAAAATTATAACTGGTTAATCGTTTCTCCTGAATGGATCCAggattttgaaaagaaaattagGAATGAATGTTTAAACACCCGCAGCACCAACATTACGGCGACAAAGGATGGCTCGATTCAGGATAGTGCATCTGCAGTTGTATCCCTCTTATGAAAGCGTGCGCTCTGCATTATTTCCAGTCTTAAAATAATAAAATTTACTATGACTAAAAAATGTGCCTTCTGGTCGCTTGCAAAATATCAAAGTTAATTAATAGCGGTCATACTATCTTGTTAAATGGGAGGTTTTAATGCAACGCTGCACACTTCATCAACCTATTATGCAAACTAAGACATTATACTTAGTGAAGTTGCAGATCCTAAGATAGCCAGGGTTAtctaggttttttaaaaaatattaaacttTATTTTTTCCCTTTGATCTATTTTGCAATTCGAAACTTTCAAAACCAATCCCTCGCGTGGAGCGTTAGAATGATCTAGGTAACTAAAGCTTCTTGAGAATTGGCTGATAGCGACTGCTCACGTTTAAAGGCCTCCACCGCAAACTGACTCATATCTTTGACACGTTGCTCCTTTGACAAAAGAATTATACTTAAGGTTTGCAGAACTGTATGGCAGGGGCGcagcaaaaataataaaagctGATTTTGTGTGCGCATATTTGAAATGTAATTGACAAGGATCACCCGACAAGGTAACGCTTTCGaaatatttatttccccaagtacCATTTCTTCAGAACATAACATTCATATTCATTGACGCTCATTGAACCAGCTCGATAATGATCGCATCCGATTTGATAACATGAAGGATTAGATGGCAAAAATAGAAATCGTGTATTGTATCGAACAGTGACAAAAACATTTCCCCATAATGTACTTTCCCAGTATCAATGGACAGTCCAATGACAGCAGGTTTATTACCCAACCATTTACAGCAATCAAGGAACCGGTTTAAAATTACAATGTACTCATTTCACTTCTCGATTAATAAATGTGTAAGATACAAACATTTGATGTGCAGCGACAACCAGATATTATCATGATTACAAATGCACAGAACTATAATGATCCCGTGTCAATTGGCTAATGAATAGTTTAGCCAATTTCTTACACAATAAGCCGATTTGATTCCACTGTGGATTGGAGCAACTTGTACATTAGAAGCTGTTATTCAGAAGACGCTGTTAAAAATAAATCATTGTGAATGTTAACTGGTAGATGGCGTCGAACCGGCCGAGTAGGCGTCGGTGCGGCCGAAAGGACAGGAAAACCCGGAAACATCCAAATTCGGTCGACTCATGCATTCAGTTTTGGGTATCAAAAGTTGGCACAGAGTTTGGACGTTCAGTACAATTCAAAGCCACGGGGCAGATTTGTGATTGACGTTTCtatttgatttgtttttttaaaaactggaaccTACTTAAGGTATTCCCTGAAATAGCGAACGTAAAACCTTGCTTTCAAAGTTACCGATCGTCCTGTCCATCTGCGATGTATCATTTAAGTGATATTGCATTCTCAATTCGCAATACATTTTCTCAGGAATCTTTTCGGGATAACTGTTGCAGATGTAATTTGGGATTCTGTTATTTCTGCATTAAAAAATAAGTTTCGTGTGTCGAAGTGACTCTCCCTGTGGAATGTTGTGGCACATCAGGCCACATGTAGTGATGGGACCGATTACTGCATGGTAGATCGTAGGATATTTACGCTACATCAAGGATAATAAATCTGGCCCTTTCATTCCTGAATGTTTCGCAATGTGTGCAGTGGGAGAGCAAGTCGGTGCATTGACAGCGAATAAAGCCGCTGTACATAAACCAATACTCATTCTCCCTACTTTTATGTCACAATCCCTTGTAATACGAATCCCACTTTGTCGGCATGTTTGAACAAAATTACAACTAATAACGGCGTTAGTTCGAATGAACCCACTCAGTGTGTTGCCCTGAGCAAAAGGACAACCAGTAATTTCTATAACCAACGCTTGCGAACTGTGGGGTGTACAATAATAAGAATAGGCATTGTGATTGTGTGAGTTCAGGCGATCAGACACAGagcactcctcactcactcagcttgtactcttttgctgacacACTCCCGAAATTAATGAATGAAGTTAACTCGTCTCCAATGAATTGTTTTAAGAGATAACACTGGTGTTGTCCCTGCTTGATTAATGTTACGGGGGCGGTGGGGAAACATATCTTTTGTGAAGGAAAGGCTGCGACCGGTGCCCCGAGGAGAGATAAATGATGCACTAATCCTTTATCGGAGTTAGCGACAAATCACCAATGCCATTATGTATATAGATTTATCTGCAGTGAAGTAGAGATTCTCTTGGTCAAACGATGGGtgttggggcgtggggggggggggggggggggggggggaaggagtagaCATGACCTGGTTTGTCCCATATAAGGAGCGGACTGTGATACCATCAGCGacctgaaatattgtgtacaTCTTTTCTCACGAGCAAAGCATCAGAGTGGATGCCAGTTCTGTTATTGTGGCGGAAGTACGCACAGTTTTGCTGCTCTGCTCAATGCACAATGTTACTATCATCATTGGTGAAGACTTGCATCTGTTGTCAGTGTAACAACTTTTCATTTCTGCCCCAAAACAAAAATACTTCAGGAGTTGACATACGGTTACCAAACTATGGCCTGTAatctgtgcagagaagattcaataCCTTCTACCCAGTACCGTTTTACTAACATCTGCGGCCTAATTTCAGCAGGTTCTATTTCTTTTTATACTTATATTTAGGTACCATTGTTTAACATAATGTGATATAGTAAGCTCGCTGGTTGCGGCTTCGATTTACTGCTCTACAATCTTCCGTGTTCATATTTACCCCATATGAATACTAAATTACATTTTGCAATGTACTTATTCAACTGTAATTATTTATACCACTGTCAGACGCACGCCTGTTGTATATTAGTGAGGCCGGATTTCTGAATTATATTTTACAGCAAAACGTATGAACGTAGGCAATATTATTAAACACATTATTACATATTATATAGCAGGATATCAATAACTGACTCTTAATTAGTGCATTGAAATTCATCTAGCTGCCCAATTGTGCGTGATCTCTTTTTAATCACATTTCAATGCAGACCATGAGGAACATATCCAGTATTATTAGCAAGGTTTCTGCCGTCTAGAGAATAGAAACGTATCCCCGATTGACTTACAAATGTAGCCACTAATTAATATCTTCCCGATTTCTGCAGTGTTAAACAATTTCAAAATCTCTGTGTTATAATCGAGCATTACATTTTATAAAGCGAATAGAAATAATTGAACAAAAATAGTCAAACAGGAATGATCATTACCAGCAATGTACTTAATTAATTGATTACGccatgtgggagaattgtgagatTTCGACTGCATTGTAGCGACTTTTTTTTTACTTGGTTAATTTCAAATGTGGACTACTGCAACATCTGTGATCAACTAGATGCGGTTGATACAGTAACGGGGCTTCGCCGGCCATAGTAAGAGGGCGCGAATTAATCAATCATGGAAACTTATCATTTTGCACATCACACCTAAAGCCGGTGGCACCCTTTCGCTCTCCCGCACATTACAAGGTTCAGAGAGGTCCAAAGGCATTCCAAATAATGCGAGACATGCACCTGCATTTCCCCTTTACCCATTGTTTAGTTATGTGGTTAACGTGGCTGCATGGATACAATAGTAACGATGTGTCCACTCGTATATTCGTGCCCCGCTTGTGGGGAAAGGCGGAGAAAGACAATTAATTGCCTCAGGTAGTGTGGAATTGGTCAATGTTGCTACATGACTTCATATCAAGTGACAAAATTCTTGGAATGCAAGAATACAAAGGTACAAATTTCAGCTGTAAGTAAACTACGTTCAGCATCACGCCTTAATGGGGGGCATTAAACCCCGCTCAATCGGGCAAGTTGCAAGAAAAGCCACATCAATGATTCAAGCTGCAATGGTGCTGTAAGCGCAGTTACATTCCTTTGGAACACCGAGCGTAACATAAATGGGATGATCGATCGCGAcatttttattgttttattaaGAACTGATAAAAAGCAAGTAACCCTTAATATTCGTTTATTGATCATTTTATCCTGCAGGACTTCCTTCAGAATGAATTGTGCAGATGCCTATTCCGAACCTGTTCTTAGTAGCTGTTATTAGGAAAACTTAAATTGATACTACGTTCGCCCCATTGGGAAATAGCTGAGAAGGCATTTGGATGGTAACAGGCGAACTATGAACGCAGTTATTAATCATATGACCGGCGCTTGATATAACGGTTTTGTTAACAATTGGGCTTTTGGCAGACGCCCACAACAGCAATATCATAATTTATTGCAAACTGAAAATTGTTTGCTTGGTAGCATGGGGAACTGTGAATAGCTTGTTCTTGTAAATGCAGAGATGTGATATATGCATGTTGTATGGCGACCGTACGGCTCTTCGCAATATAATCTGTCTTGTTTGTTTAGTTACTTTCTTCACAGCACTAGTTTCATCTGGATTACTCAAATTGCACTGATTTATTGTACGTTTGCCCTTTTTGTCATCGCTGCACCCTGCGTTCTGTCTGAACTGCTGTGCCTGGCCGACCACGTCCTACATTGTCAGTCTTGCAGGATTGCGTTTGGAACTTCATCTTTAAGACATGTCATCTGTAAGTTTGTGATGCACAAAAACAGGAAGCGTCTCTGGTATCCCAACAAGCAAAAGACCCTTGTTTCTTCCCTTTCCGGAAGCTTGCCTCTCTAACAATTTCTGTGTCCCTTTTAAAAGTTGCGGTCAACCAGAACGAGCCTGATGGGGTTCTCGGCTTGTTTTGAGAGCGTGTGTGGACAAGCAGCTGATTGTGAGGAGAGTGAGAGCTTCAGtgactggatgtggggatgcccTGAGTCAATGGCGCGGCTGCTGTCCATAAACATCAATGCCTTCAGTGTGTCATTGAACTGATTGAATCAAGACTTGGGGAGGGAGAGTGCACGTTCCATCTCATCATTAATTCTCATTGATAAGCAGAGTTGGAGAATTAGCCCCAAATGCACGTAACAAACAATCTCACTGTGCGAAATGCGGACATAGATCTCGAAAGTAAATGtttatcccccaccccaccccattcctATATGACAACAGCGACTTCAATTCAACAATACTTCATTGGATGTAGAGCGCTTTTAGACGTCAGGGGGTCGTAAAGGAGGTGCTGTATATCTGCAAGTTATTTATTATGAGCTTATTACAAAGTCGAGAACCATGTCATGCCAGAGTCCGTTTGCTTAAACTATTATTTAAAgacaatcaacttttgaaaaaaCTTTGACCAGGTTGCTAATCTCTGGATGCAGCCACTGGTGAATTGTATTGAGAATTTAAACTGCAGAAACACGCGTCCCTTATTCCTTGGCCAATCGTGATCGAAACTCGAATTCCTAATATAACAAAGTTGATTTTCAAAATCCTAACCCAACCATGAAATGTCCCCAATCCTGTGATGACTATTCTTCGTTATACCGAATATAACCCAAGGTCAATGTTCACTTTATCGCAACAGGACATGTTCTAACTTTAGTGACTTTCTGGTTGTAAAATCTGGATTTCTGTTTATCTATGTCTCTGAACGAACGGTTAAGTGGGTTGGTTCCACCGAGATTTACTAATTTTCTTTCAGTGTACATCAATCCTGGTCTCACGATAACCCTGACGTTCAACTTCTTGACAAAATAGACGCGCCTTAATTCTGGTTTAATCGTACTTGTTCAATATAAAAATACATTTGCCATTGCGTTAAAATGCAATTGTATTTGATGGCGTCGAATCTAAAACGAGACACGCGCTCTTGCTTTAGAATCTATTTACTGAAACcacgagtaccccccccccccccccccccccatccatcataTCACCGAGTTACATCGAGTGCACAGCCCAGtaagaggccgttcggcccaattGGCCTAGGCAGCGTTTAGGCTCCACATCATCCTTCTTCCGCCGTACTTCCACTGATCCTACCAGCCTGTCCTTCTACCAATTTCATCTTAATTTGTTTATCCAACTTCCCCTAAAAGGCGATTGTGCGAAATATGTCATCCTTGTGTATCGTGAAACCAATCCTTTTGTAAAACAATTTCTCTTGTCTCCCCATTTGGATTTATTAATGATTATAATTTGTGATTTCGATTACCTATAATTTTACATTCCCAGAGCATGTCCCCATGTCCACCCTTTCATTTCGTTAAAGATTGTTATCACGTCACCTCCCAGCCTTCTcttttc includes these proteins:
- the nkx3-2 gene encoding homeobox protein Nkx-3.2, which gives rise to MAVRGNTLTPFSIQAILTRKDESRHSKSLDVSCFSPATCWKMLNGLNSCSKVAASPGEIEGGGDVPSEQLCCDSDSGVSDENDCKNHSVCNSEKELEISAACSLPSKAMKEAAASGSEKSERDGGQDFLCNGAISAHLAAPSLVEEDCKSDQSPDQPKQRKKRSRAAFSHAQVFELERRFNHQRYLSGPERADLAASLKLTETQVKIWFQNRRYKTKRRQLAADLMASAPAAKKVAVKVLIRDDQRQYNPGELLRPSLLSLQPSYQYYPFTYCLPAWTVAACTGTQ